The Streptomyces sp. NBC_00335 DNA window CGGCGACCCGCATGCGACCTGGCACAGCCGCCGCTACGCGATGCTCTACCGCACCAAGATCAAGACCGAGGCGGAGTAACCGAACTTCACAGGCAATCGGCACCCCGCCGTCTCGGCGTTCACCCCCCGCCGGGTTTACCCCCGGGCTGGAGGTCCTTTGTCGCACCTTCGCACGTCAGATGGACGCGTTCAGGATGTGGCGGGTGATGGCGGCGGCTTCGTCCGGGTGGTGGTCTAGCCAGTCGGTGAGGTGTTCGTGGACGGCTTCCTGGACGTAGGTATCTGCCTCGGGATTGCTGAGCTTCGTCCGGGTGGCGCCTTCGAAGACGGGACGGGCGAGCTTCACGGAGACGACCGCGGTCAGGCCCTCGTGGATGGCTTCGGCCGTGATGTCCTTGTCGTTCGCGCGCAGATGCCGTTGACGGCGTGCGTATTCGTTGATGAGGTCCGTGAGTGCGGTGCGGAAGCCCTGTTCGTGTGCGCCGCCCTCATGGGTGCGTGTGCTGTTCGCGAAGGAGCGGAACTCTCCCGGCGACCAGGTGTTCCACTGCATGGCGACCTGTACGGAGATCGTCTTGTCCTGGTTCTCCGACTCGAAGGCGATGGCGGGGGAGTGGACGAGGCTCGGGGGGTAGGGGTTGAGGTGGGCGACGTAGGCCCGTAGGCCGTCCGTGTGGTGGTAGCGGGCCGGTCGCTCCGGCCGTTCGTCGGTGAGTGAGATGGCCAGGCCGTCGTTGAGGAAGGCCAGTTCCTGGAGGCGCTGCGACAGCGTGGCGAACGAGTAGTGGGTGGTCTCGAAGATGCCTGTGTCGGGCATGAACGTAATCGCGGTCCCGTGATTGCCCGTCTCCTCGTGCCTCGTCAGGGGAGTGAGCGGGGTGCCCTTCTCGTACGCCTGGGTCCAACGGTGGCCGTCTCGGTGGACTTCGACCGTGAGACGGCTCGACAGTGCGTTGACCACGCACAGGCCCAGGCCGCTGATGCCGCCGGAGACCCCGTAGCCGCTGTGGGGCTTGGTGTCGAAGGACAGCTCCGTCAGCTCGCGTTCGAGGGCCGACATGCCGGTGGACTCCTCCACCTGGACGGGCAGGCCCCGCCCGTTGTCCGCGACGCGAATGGCGCCGTCCGGGGTGATCGTGACGTCGATGGTGTCGGCGTGGCCGGCAAGGTGCTCGTCGACGGCGTACGTGACGACCTCGAACACCATCTGGTGCAGACCGCGCTCGCTGGTCGAGCCGATGTACATGCCGGGGCGCCTGCGTATCCCCTCGCGGGCCTCGAGTACCTGGATGTGACTGGCGTTGTACTCATTCACGTTCGCGGGCTGACTGGGGTTGCCGGACTCGGTCATGAAACACCCTCCCTGGCCGTCCTGAGCATGTGTGTGAGCGGATGCAGCCGAAGCGGCCGAAGCGGCTTCCACGCGGGTCTCCGGCGCATGCCCATCCTAGGGTTCTGAGGGAAAAACCGCAGGTCAGGCCCTCTAGGATGAGGTCCCAGGTGGTCGCATCCACGGCTTGTCTGCAGCCGTCGTTCTAGGGGACCGCTGCTGGGAGCGGAGCAGCGCGAAGGCCCCGCCGAAGGCGCGCGGAGGGCGTTCTCGGCTGGGCCTGAGGTGCCTTTTCCTACGGATTTCCGGCAGGGTGCGACACGCTACTGCGCCCAGTGGGTGCGGAGCTCGGCGAGGACAGCAGGTCGGTCGGTGGTGAGCTTGTCGCGCTTGGAGATCCATACGCCGAGCTTCACGGTCACCAGCTCGGCCTCGCTGGCGACTGTGATCTCCTCCCCGTGGGCCCTGGGAACCGGCCGGTGGGTGTCTTCCTGCTCGACTCGCCGCGTGAGGGCTGTCAGGCCGCGCTGTGCCTGGTCGCCGACCTGGCTGGGCCTCTTCGCCGTGCGCGGCGCTGCGGGCTATGGAGCTGGGTGCTTTGGTCTGCTGGGTGCGGTGTCGGGTGTGCGGGCGGGGCTGCATTCGACGATCTCGCGTGCGGCCCGCAGCTTGCTGGGGTGATCGCCGATGAGTCTGGTGGTGATCAGGATGGCGCGGATGATGGGGACGCCTTGGTCCTTCAGGTGCTGCTGGACGGTGTCCATGCCGGTCCCTGCGGTGAGAAGGTCTCGGCATTGATCGATGTGGTCGGCGATCTGCTGCGCCTGATTGGGGGACAGTCCGCTGACGGATGCAAGGAGTTCTTCTGCGGTGGGCGTGGGCATGTTGGGATCTTCTCAAAGGGGTCGCTGCCAGCAATACAGTGTCGCGGCTACTTGGACCAGTTCACGCCGAGCTCGGCGAGGGCGGCGTGCTGGTCTGCGGTGAGCTTGTCCCGCCGGCTCTTCGTGTTGGAGATCCATACGCCAAGTCGAACGGTCACCGCCTCCGTCTCTCCGTCGACCGCGACGACCTCGGTGTGGCCGCGGGGCACGGGTCGGCCGGCGCCTTCCCGTTCCACCCACTGCGTCAAGGCCACCAAGCCCCGCTGGAACGCCTGCTGCGCCTTACTCGGCCCCTTCGCTCCGCGTCCGGCCGCAGGGGCAGGGAAGGGCACCTGGTCGGGGTGTACGTCGAGCTTGCTCAGCCTCTCCTGTTGCTCGGCCGATAGCTGTGCCCATGTGTGGGGTTGTTTCTGGCGTTCCAGCCAGCGGCCGAGGTCGTCGCCGTCGTAGAGGACGCCGGGTGCGATGGCCGGCAAGATGCCGCTGGTTTCGGTTTGGGCGAGGTCCGCGAGGACGCGGTAGTGCCGCTGCCAGTCCAGCGGCCACGGGCAGTCCCAGTCCCGGTCGATGGCGGTCAGCTGCGCGGCGCGGGTGGTCGCGGTGTCCTGGTTCTTGCCGAGGCCGTTTTTGGGGCCTTTGCGGCGGAGGTTGGCCATGAACTGTCCGATGGCGAGTTGGTCGTCGTCGCCCTCGCCTTCGCCCCAGACGGCGTCTTGCCTCGGGGCGAGGTGTCCGTTGGCGCGCCGGTAGGAGCGGAGTGCGGCGAGTTTGGTCTCCCATGCTTCCTGGCCGGGTTCCCACACCATCCCTGCTTGGGGGGAGTCGAGGAGGGTTTTTCGGTGCTCGTCCAGCTCTCCCGTCCGCAGGGCTTTGCGCTGCTGGTGGACCCACCGTCCGAGGGGAAACTCCTTCGTGACCCCCACTTCGACCTCGACGTCGTAGGGGACGGCGTGGACGCCGGTGATCTCGTTCTCCGCCCGCCACCGCAGGAGCGCTTGGTAGCCCTCCAGCCAGACGAGGGATTCGGGCCGGTAGACCCGGGTGCGCAGGAACGCCGCGATGGTGGCGGCGTCGCGCGGGGTGGAGAAGTGGAGAAGTGCGGACTCGATGGCTGTATCGGCGCTGCTCTCCTGGCCGCCGTCGTCGGGCTCACCTCCGATGCGGCCGGCTCCGACGATCCGGCCGTCTTGGTCGCGCTGGAGGTGGACGTGGTGCTGTCCGTGGGTGAGGGCGCGGGAGGCGAGTTGCTCGACGAGTCGTTCCGAGTGAGAACGCAGGCCCTGGAGGACGGCGACGAGGGGCTTGTAGCTGGCGGAGGCGACCATGTCCTTGGGGTTCTCGCCCGGCTGGAGGAACACCGGCACGATGATCCGGGCGACCTTCGTGCTGCCGTCCCGGTGGGGGCGCAGCGCCCGTCCGATGTTCTGCACGATCTCGACTTGGGAGCCGCGGGTGTCCGCGAAGCAGATCGCATCGACCCCCCGCTCGCCGGTGATGTCGACGCCTTCCCCGAGAACGCGTACGGAGGCGAGGAACGCGCGGTGGACCCGCCGGTTGTCGGCGTCGATGCCGTTGGCGAACTGGCGCAGGGCTTCGCGGCGCTCGGTGACGAGGTGGTCCCCGCACAGCCATGCCGACCACAGGCGGTCCGGGGGTACGTGGCGGCCGGCCTCCAGCTCGTAGAACTCCGCGGCGATCGGCGACGCGGGCAGGGTGTCCGCCTGGGTGAGGGCGGTGTCGGAGGTCTCGCTGGCATACAGCTCGGCGGCGGTCTGGGGCAGCTTGTCGGCGAACGCGGCGGCTTCCTCGACTCGCTGGTGGAAGGTCATGACGGTGCGGAGGTTGTGCGCGGCGGCGTGCTCCAGGAGTGCGGTCTGCAGCAGTGCTAGGCGCCGGCCGCGTAGCGATTCCTCCGATAGGACGAGCGGCTGCCGTTCGGGTTCGTGGATCTCCAGCACGTCGATCTCGAAACCGGCAAGGATCTCCCGCTCGATGGCCTCCGACAGGCCGAGCTCGGCGATCCACTCGCCGTAGGGCCCGTCCGGATCGCTGGTCATGGACGCGATCTCCACTTCCTGGCCGTCGGCGCCGCGCTGGGGGTGGGCCGCGGCGAGGATGCGCGGGGTCGCGGTGAGGTAGAGCCGGTAGGCGGCGGGGATGCGGGTGTTGTCGTGGATCGCGGCCCACGGCCGACCAAGATCACCGGCGGTGCCGTGGGCTTCGTCGACGATCGCGAGGTCGAACGGTGCCATCTGCTGCCCGTACAGCCGCTCTCCGCCCGCCAGGGCGGCCTCCAGCGGGCCGCGAACCTTGCGCTGTTCCCCGGGTCCTTCGGGGTCCTCGCGGTCGACGAGGGAGGCGTACGTGGCGAGAACGACGACTGGCCCGGAGCCGGCCCACAGGGACAGCTGGATCGGGTTGGTCGTGGTGCGCACGCCCAGCGAGTCGAGCACCGGGTCGTTCTCCAGGGAGCAGACGGCGACCATAGGGGCGCGGTGGCCGACGAGCCGCCACGCCTGGGCGGTCTGGGCGAGGAGGTCCAGGGTCGGGACGGTGACGAGGATCCGTCCGCCGGAGAAGCACTCCAGGGCGCTCGC harbors:
- a CDS encoding DEAD/DEAH box helicase, giving the protein MIQLREHQVDQKAHFRKWVGFPARFSVPTQGARATIVSATGSGKTITAAASALECFSGGRILVTVPTLDLLAQTAQAWRLVGHRAPMVAVCSLENDPVLDSLGVRTTTNPIQLSLWAGSGPVVVLATYASLVDREDPEGPGEQRKVRGPLEAALAGGERLYGQQMAPFDLAIVDEAHGTAGDLGRPWAAIHDNTRIPAAYRLYLTATPRILAAAHPQRGADGQEVEIASMTSDPDGPYGEWIAELGLSEAIEREILAGFEIDVLEIHEPERQPLVLSEESLRGRRLALLQTALLEHAAAHNLRTVMTFHQRVEEAAAFADKLPQTAAELYASETSDTALTQADTLPASPIAAEFYELEAGRHVPPDRLWSAWLCGDHLVTERREALRQFANGIDADNRRVHRAFLASVRVLGEGVDITGERGVDAICFADTRGSQVEIVQNIGRALRPHRDGSTKVARIIVPVFLQPGENPKDMVASASYKPLVAVLQGLRSHSERLVEQLASRALTHGQHHVHLQRDQDGRIVGAGRIGGEPDDGGQESSADTAIESALLHFSTPRDAATIAAFLRTRVYRPESLVWLEGYQALLRWRAENEITGVHAVPYDVEVEVGVTKEFPLGRWVHQQRKALRTGELDEHRKTLLDSPQAGMVWEPGQEAWETKLAALRSYRRANGHLAPRQDAVWGEGEGDDDQLAIGQFMANLRRKGPKNGLGKNQDTATTRAAQLTAIDRDWDCPWPLDWQRHYRVLADLAQTETSGILPAIAPGVLYDGDDLGRWLERQKQPHTWAQLSAEQQERLSKLDVHPDQVPFPAPAAGRGAKGPSKAQQAFQRGLVALTQWVEREGAGRPVPRGHTEVVAVDGETEAVTVRLGVWISNTKSRRDKLTADQHAALAELGVNWSK
- a CDS encoding ATP-binding protein — its product is MTESGNPSQPANVNEYNASHIQVLEAREGIRRRPGMYIGSTSERGLHQMVFEVVTYAVDEHLAGHADTIDVTITPDGAIRVADNGRGLPVQVEESTGMSALERELTELSFDTKPHSGYGVSGGISGLGLCVVNALSSRLTVEVHRDGHRWTQAYEKGTPLTPLTRHEETGNHGTAITFMPDTGIFETTHYSFATLSQRLQELAFLNDGLAISLTDERPERPARYHHTDGLRAYVAHLNPYPPSLVHSPAIAFESENQDKTISVQVAMQWNTWSPGEFRSFANSTRTHEGGAHEQGFRTALTDLINEYARRQRHLRANDKDITAEAIHEGLTAVVSVKLARPVFEGATRTKLSNPEADTYVQEAVHEHLTDWLDHHPDEAAAITRHILNASI